The genomic region TATTTAACAAAGTTTCCGTAATTAAAATATTATGCATAATATCACCAGCATCTTGTTCATTTTTTTGATTAGTTTGAATTGTTGCCTTTGTTGTATTAACAACTTGTTCTAACAATTGTTGCAAATCATATTTAAAGTCAGATGCATAAGGTTGTTCATCCGGATTTTTGTCCAAATATACTTTTTCTCAACTAAATTCTTGTTCAAAGTTTAATTTAACACTACCAAAAAAAGTCTCATCAATAGCATTTAATTTCGTCATATAACTATTAATGATCTGATTTGTTTGATTAATTTCTTGATCTATTTCAATCTCCTTCTTAATCATTTCACGTAGCTGGGCGAATTTCTCCATTCTAGTTTCCATATTAAACCTCCAACATTGTATACTGTAAAACTAAATCAGTCAAAAATTGACTGATTTTCAAATAATTCTATTTTTTACTTTTATCTAAAATATCATGAATTGTTAATTGTAATTCTTTTGTTTCTTCAACTGCTAAGTCTTTTTTAGATTTTTTTGTAATGCCCTGCTTTGGCATTTGATTAAAATTAACCCTTTGAAGAGTTTGCTCATGATTATTTGAATTAACATTTTTTAAACCGACTTTAATTGCCCCCGCGGGGGCTTGTTCAATTGCTTTTAATCATTCTGTTCGTGATTTAGCTTTTACAATCGGTTTTGTTACTGTTTCTTCATAACCCTCATTATTATTAAATTTAAAATCAATTTGTTGTTGATGTTTATCTTTCAAAAGAACTTCAACAGTAGTAACTACTTTCCCAAAAGTTGGTTTTGTTGGATGAAAAAAAGTTTCCGTTATTTGCTCATTTTTTGATGGCTGGTTTTGTTGTGCTTGGGCTTTTACTAATACTACTTTCGCTTGTTCACGTTGTTTCTTTTCAATCAACATATCGGCCGTTGTTTTTATTTTCCCAAAAGTTTTACGAACAAACAAGGTCGGTTGTTGTGGTGGTGGGGCCGGGGGTAATATTTTCGTTTCGCTAACTTCGCCTACTTTTGGTGGTGGTAATTGTTCTTTTTCATATTTTGCTTTTAAGTATTTTTTTTTATTACTTTCATATTTTTCTTTTTTTGCCACATTTTTTCTCCGCGTGGTTTAACCACAGTTTTTTCTTTAAGCGCTTTGCTTTTTTTAATATTCTTTTCAAGTGTCTTAATCGGTTCTGCTGTTGCAATAACTTGTTCCGCGTGATAAATTTCATTCGTTGGAATCATTAGAGCTACTTTAACAGTGAGATCACTTTCTTCATCACTATTACTATCTGGTGAACTTGTTCCTTGTTCATATTTTTTTTCATCTGAAACAGTTTTATTAATTGGAACATTATTAGGCTTATTTGTTGCTTCAATTATGCGTTTAACACTATTAGTATTTTCATGTTCATGATGATTACCATATTTCTTACCAATAATATTACTGTTTTCCAAACTTTTTTTCGAAGGAATTACTTTTAAATCATAGTATTGGGGAATCACAATATCAACAATGTTTTCAAATCCTAACACATGATTAGCCATAACTAATTTGTGAACAGCCATTTTATCAGTATTAAATAATTCAATTTTATCACTTTGATTTAACATATGTAAAGTGTCTTTCCCTTTTATTAAAAAAGCTCAGCGGACAAGTTCGTTCATATCTTTATTTAATTTATACAAGCGAGTCCCTCGAACTGGTCGAGTCGATGTTGGAATTTCGGTTAAAGATATCTTTTTCCCAGTATTAAGGCTCGTAATGAAAACTAAATCATCTTCTTCACAATAACCAACACTAATAACAACATCATTTCGTAAATTGATTGATTTAACCCCCGCTGTGCGTAATCCTAAGATTGGAATTTGTTTTATCCGATATTTAACAATAAAACCATTCGCTGTTATTATCACAACATAAGGATAATGACCAACTAGCTGACTAGCAACAACTTCATCATCATTTTTTAAGTTAATCGCTTTAATCGCTTTACTAATTCGCGTCGCTTCAAAATCCTTAACTGCCGTCTTTTTAATCATTCCGTTTTTAGTTGCTAACATAATATATTGTTCTTTTTTATTAAAATCATTTAGTAAAAAAGAACTAATAATTTTTTCTTCTCCTGGTAATTCGGAAATTGTATTAACATGTTCACCAATATCGCGTAAACGAACGGTTTTAATTTTATAGACTGGAATAATAACATAATTTCCTTTTGAAGTAATTAATAAAATTTTATCAGAAGTACTTGCTTGTAAATCAGCAATTCATAAATCCCCTGGTTTTCGCTTAAATTCTTCGTATGCTAAGCGGACTAATTGATTATTTTCTAACGCTTTTAAATACCCATCGCGAGAAATTCAAATACTCAAATCTTTTTCAATAATTGTTTCTGTCTTTTGAATTTCAATTGTTTCAATTTCATTTTCAATAACACTCCGACGACGAGAAGCAAACTTTTTCTTAATTAATTCTAATTGATTAATAATAACATGATTTAATTTGTTGATATCTCTTAAAATTGCTTTTAATTCCTCAATTATGGCAATTAATTCTTTTTGTTCAGCTTTTAATTGCAAAATATCAGTTGAAGTTAAACGATATAAACGTAATTGTACAATCGCTTCTGTTTGAATTTTCGTAAAAGAAAACTTTTTCACTAAATTATGGATTGCATCACTACGATCTTTAGAATGGCGAATAACAGCAATAACTTCATCTAAAATACTAATTGTTTTAATTAATCCCGCTACAATTTCAGAACGTTTTTGGGCACGAGCTAATTCAAAACGTGAACGATTAGTAACAACTTCTTGCTGATGTTCAACATAGTATGCTAAAATTGCTTGTAAACCTAATTGATGTGGCTGTTTTTTGGCAATTGCAACCATATTAAAATTATAAGAAATTTGCAAATTAGTATTTTTTAATAAAAATTTCCGAACAGTTTCAACATTTGCTTGTTTCCCTAATTCAATGACAATCCGTAACCCTTCTCGGTCTGTTTCATCGCGGACTTCTTTAATATTTAAGCCTGGTTCATTATATTTAATATCATCAATCTTTTTAACTAAGTCTTGTTTAATAACTTCATACGGGATTTCGGTAATAACTAAGGCATTATTCTCATAAGCAATCTTACTACGAACAATAATTTTTCCTTTTCCTGTTTCATACGCTTCTAAAATCCCGCTTTTTCCTTGGATAATCCCCCCCGTTGGAAAATCAGGGCCCTTAACGTATTTTACTAATTCTTTAACGGTACTGTCTGGTTTTTTAATAAAATGAATTGTTGCATTAATAATTTCATGTAAATTATGGGGAGGAATATTTGTGGCATATCCAGCCGCAATTCCGGTTGAACCATTAACTAATAAATTTGGAAATAAGGCTGGTAAAACAACCGGTTCTTGTTCTGAATCATCAAAATTAGGAGTAAAAGCAACTGTTTTTTTATCAAGATCTTGTAATAAAAATGATGAAATTTCACTTAAACGAGTTTCAGTATAACGCATCGCTGCTGCTGAATCACCATCAATTGAACCATTGTTTCCATGCATATCAATTAAGGGATAACGAACTTTTCAATCTTGCGATAATCTGACCATTGCGTCGTAAACAGAAGTATCACCATGGGGATGATATTTCCCAATTACTTCTCCAACAATCCGCGCTGATTTCTTATAACTAATATTAAAAATTAACCGTAACTCATTCATCGCAAATAAAATTCGGCGTTGAACGGGTTTTAATCCATCACGAACATCGGGTAAGGCACGATCTTGAATAATATATTTTGCATAACGACCAAATCGTTCTGACATAATATCATTTAAAGTATAAATTAATTCATTTTCTTTTTCATTATTACTCATTTTTAAATCCCTCTCTATAAATGAACTTTCATTATTTCTGTCTTAATTATAAATTTTTTATAATCAATTTGACAAAATAACTTTTGCCCTAATTTTGTTAATATTCAATAATCCTGTTCTTTATCATAGTCAAAAAGTTGTTGATGATGAGTTAATAATAACAATATTCGATAATATTCTAATATTTGGCTGTTAAGTGCATTACATATCGTAATTA from Spiroplasma endosymbiont of Polydrusus cervinus harbors:
- the parC gene encoding DNA topoisomerase IV subunit A, yielding MSNNEKENELIYTLNDIMSERFGRYAKYIIQDRALPDVRDGLKPVQRRILFAMNELRLIFNISYKKSARIVGEVIGKYHPHGDTSVYDAMVRLSQDWKVRYPLIDMHGNNGSIDGDSAAAMRYTETRLSEISSFLLQDLDKKTVAFTPNFDDSEQEPVVLPALFPNLLVNGSTGIAAGYATNIPPHNLHEIINATIHFIKKPDSTVKELVKYVKGPDFPTGGIIQGKSGILEAYETGKGKIIVRSKIAYENNALVITEIPYEVIKQDLVKKIDDIKYNEPGLNIKEVRDETDREGLRIVIELGKQANVETVRKFLLKNTNLQISYNFNMVAIAKKQPHQLGLQAILAYYVEHQQEVVTNRSRFELARAQKRSEIVAGLIKTISILDEVIAVIRHSKDRSDAIHNLVKKFSFTKIQTEAIVQLRLYRLTSTDILQLKAEQKELIAIIEELKAILRDINKLNHVIINQLELIKKKFASRRRSVIENEIETIEIQKTETIIEKDLSIWISRDGYLKALENNQLVRLAYEEFKRKPGDLWIADLQASTSDKILLITSKGNYVIIPVYKIKTVRLRDIGEHVNTISELPGEEKIISSFLLNDFNKKEQYIMLATKNGMIKKTAVKDFEATRISKAIKAINLKNDDEVVASQLVGHYPYVVIITANGFIVKYRIKQIPILGLRTAGVKSINLRNDVVISVGYCEEDDLVFITSLNTGKKISLTEIPTSTRPVRGTRLYKLNKDMNELVRWAFLIKGKDTLHMLNQSDKIELFNTDKMAVHKLVMANHVLGFENIVDIVIPQYYDLKVIPSKKSLENSNIIGKKYGNHHEHENTNSVKRIIEATNKPNNVPINKTVSDEKKYEQGTSSPDSNSDEESDLTVKVALMIPTNEIYHAEQVIATAEPIKTLEKNIKKSKALKEKTVVKPRGEKMWQKKKNMKVIKKNT